A single region of the Salvelinus sp. IW2-2015 linkage group LG20, ASM291031v2, whole genome shotgun sequence genome encodes:
- the prmt1 gene encoding protein arginine N-methyltransferase 1 isoform X1 — MAETTDRMEISQGESSAKPAAEDMTSKDYYFDSYAHFGIHEEMLKDEVRTLTYRNSMFHNKHLFKDKVVLDVGSGTGILCMFAAKAGAKKVIGIECSSISDYAVKIVKANKMDHIVTIIKGKVEEVDLPVEGVDIIISEWMGYCLFYESMLNTVIYARDKWLKPEGLIFPDRATLYVTAIEDRQYKDYKIHCENSSKFWGWENVYGFDMSCIKEVAIKEPLVDVVDPKQLVSSACLIKEVDIYTVKIDDLSFTSPFCLQVKRNDYIHALVTYFNIEFTRCHKRTGFSTSPESPYTHWKQTVFYLDDYLTVKTGEEIFGNINMKPNVKNNRDLDFTVDIDFKGQLCEVSKTSEYRMR; from the exons ATGGCGGAGACTACGGACAGAATGGAG ATTTCTCAGGGGGAGAGCTCGGCCAAGCCTGCAGCAGAAGACATGACTTCTAAGGACTACTACTTTGACTCATATGCCCACTTCGGTATCCATGAG GAGATGCTGAAAGATGAAGTGCGCACCCTGACCTACAGGAACTCAATGTTCCACAACAAGCACCTGTTCAAGGATAAGGTGGTGTTGGATGTGGGCAGTGGGACTGGCATCCTCTGCATGTTTGCAGCCAAAGCGGGTGCTAAGAAAGTCATAGGC ATTGAGTGTAGCAGTATTTCTGACTATGCTGTGAAGATCGTCAAGGCCAACAAAATGGACCACA TTGTGACTATCATCAAGGggaaggtggaggaggtggaccTACCTGTAGAGGGAGTTGACATTATCATCTCAGAGTGGATGGGCTACTGCCTCTTCTATGAGTCAATGCTCAACACTGTCATCTACGCCAGGGACAAGTGGCTG AAACCAGAGGGCCTGATTTTCCCAGACAGGGCTACCCTGTATGTCACAGCCATTGAGGACAGACAGTACAAGGACTATAAAATCCACTGTGAGAATTCCTCTAAATTTTGGG GGTGGGAGAATGTGTACGGATTTGATATGTCCTGCATCAAGGAGGTGGCCATCAAGGAGCCCCTGGTGGATGTGGTGGACCCCAAACAGCTGGTCAGCAGCGCCTGCCTCATCAAG GAGGTGGACATCTACACAGTGAAGATCGACGACCTGTCCTTCACCTCGCCCTTCTGCCTGCAGGTGAAGAGGAATGATTACATCCACGCTCTCGTCACCTACTTCAACATCGAGTTCACGCGCTGTCACAAGAGGACGGGCTTCTCCACCA GTCCAGAGTCCCCCTATACCCACTGGAAGCAGACTGTATTCTACCTGGATGACTATCTGACTGTGAAGACTGGAGAGGAAATTTTCGGAAACATCAACATGAAGCCCAATGTCAAAAACAAC AGAGACCTGGACTTCACCGTTGACATAGACTTCAAGGGTCAGCTCTGTGAGGTGTCCAAGACCTCCGAGTACAGAATGCGTTAG
- the prmt1 gene encoding protein arginine N-methyltransferase 1 isoform X3 — MAETTDRMEISQGESSAKPAAEDMTSKDYYFDSYAHFGIHEEMLKDEVRTLTYRNSMFHNKHLFKDKVVLDVGSGTGILCMFAAKAGAKKVIGIECSSISDYAVKIVKANKMDHIVTIIKGKVEEVDLPVEGVDIIISEWMGYCLFYESMLNTVIYARDKWLKPEGLIFPDRATLYVTAIEDRQYKDYKIHWWENVYGFDMSCIKEVAIKEPLVDVVDPKQLVSSACLIKEVDIYTVKIDDLSFTSPFCLQVKRNDYIHALVTYFNIEFTRCHKRTGFSTSPESPYTHWKQTVFYLDDYLTVKTGEEIFGNINMKPNVKNNRDLDFTVDIDFKGQLCEVSKTSEYRMR, encoded by the exons ATGGCGGAGACTACGGACAGAATGGAG ATTTCTCAGGGGGAGAGCTCGGCCAAGCCTGCAGCAGAAGACATGACTTCTAAGGACTACTACTTTGACTCATATGCCCACTTCGGTATCCATGAG GAGATGCTGAAAGATGAAGTGCGCACCCTGACCTACAGGAACTCAATGTTCCACAACAAGCACCTGTTCAAGGATAAGGTGGTGTTGGATGTGGGCAGTGGGACTGGCATCCTCTGCATGTTTGCAGCCAAAGCGGGTGCTAAGAAAGTCATAGGC ATTGAGTGTAGCAGTATTTCTGACTATGCTGTGAAGATCGTCAAGGCCAACAAAATGGACCACA TTGTGACTATCATCAAGGggaaggtggaggaggtggaccTACCTGTAGAGGGAGTTGACATTATCATCTCAGAGTGGATGGGCTACTGCCTCTTCTATGAGTCAATGCTCAACACTGTCATCTACGCCAGGGACAAGTGGCTG AAACCAGAGGGCCTGATTTTCCCAGACAGGGCTACCCTGTATGTCACAGCCATTGAGGACAGACAGTACAAGGACTATAAAATCCACT GGTGGGAGAATGTGTACGGATTTGATATGTCCTGCATCAAGGAGGTGGCCATCAAGGAGCCCCTGGTGGATGTGGTGGACCCCAAACAGCTGGTCAGCAGCGCCTGCCTCATCAAG GAGGTGGACATCTACACAGTGAAGATCGACGACCTGTCCTTCACCTCGCCCTTCTGCCTGCAGGTGAAGAGGAATGATTACATCCACGCTCTCGTCACCTACTTCAACATCGAGTTCACGCGCTGTCACAAGAGGACGGGCTTCTCCACCA GTCCAGAGTCCCCCTATACCCACTGGAAGCAGACTGTATTCTACCTGGATGACTATCTGACTGTGAAGACTGGAGAGGAAATTTTCGGAAACATCAACATGAAGCCCAATGTCAAAAACAAC AGAGACCTGGACTTCACCGTTGACATAGACTTCAAGGGTCAGCTCTGTGAGGTGTCCAAGACCTCCGAGTACAGAATGCGTTAG
- the prmt1 gene encoding protein arginine N-methyltransferase 1 isoform X2 yields the protein MAETTDRMEGESSAKPAAEDMTSKDYYFDSYAHFGIHEEMLKDEVRTLTYRNSMFHNKHLFKDKVVLDVGSGTGILCMFAAKAGAKKVIGIECSSISDYAVKIVKANKMDHIVTIIKGKVEEVDLPVEGVDIIISEWMGYCLFYESMLNTVIYARDKWLKPEGLIFPDRATLYVTAIEDRQYKDYKIHCENSSKFWGWENVYGFDMSCIKEVAIKEPLVDVVDPKQLVSSACLIKEVDIYTVKIDDLSFTSPFCLQVKRNDYIHALVTYFNIEFTRCHKRTGFSTSPESPYTHWKQTVFYLDDYLTVKTGEEIFGNINMKPNVKNNRDLDFTVDIDFKGQLCEVSKTSEYRMR from the exons ATGGCGGAGACTACGGACAGAATGGAG GGGGAGAGCTCGGCCAAGCCTGCAGCAGAAGACATGACTTCTAAGGACTACTACTTTGACTCATATGCCCACTTCGGTATCCATGAG GAGATGCTGAAAGATGAAGTGCGCACCCTGACCTACAGGAACTCAATGTTCCACAACAAGCACCTGTTCAAGGATAAGGTGGTGTTGGATGTGGGCAGTGGGACTGGCATCCTCTGCATGTTTGCAGCCAAAGCGGGTGCTAAGAAAGTCATAGGC ATTGAGTGTAGCAGTATTTCTGACTATGCTGTGAAGATCGTCAAGGCCAACAAAATGGACCACA TTGTGACTATCATCAAGGggaaggtggaggaggtggaccTACCTGTAGAGGGAGTTGACATTATCATCTCAGAGTGGATGGGCTACTGCCTCTTCTATGAGTCAATGCTCAACACTGTCATCTACGCCAGGGACAAGTGGCTG AAACCAGAGGGCCTGATTTTCCCAGACAGGGCTACCCTGTATGTCACAGCCATTGAGGACAGACAGTACAAGGACTATAAAATCCACTGTGAGAATTCCTCTAAATTTTGGG GGTGGGAGAATGTGTACGGATTTGATATGTCCTGCATCAAGGAGGTGGCCATCAAGGAGCCCCTGGTGGATGTGGTGGACCCCAAACAGCTGGTCAGCAGCGCCTGCCTCATCAAG GAGGTGGACATCTACACAGTGAAGATCGACGACCTGTCCTTCACCTCGCCCTTCTGCCTGCAGGTGAAGAGGAATGATTACATCCACGCTCTCGTCACCTACTTCAACATCGAGTTCACGCGCTGTCACAAGAGGACGGGCTTCTCCACCA GTCCAGAGTCCCCCTATACCCACTGGAAGCAGACTGTATTCTACCTGGATGACTATCTGACTGTGAAGACTGGAGAGGAAATTTTCGGAAACATCAACATGAAGCCCAATGTCAAAAACAAC AGAGACCTGGACTTCACCGTTGACATAGACTTCAAGGGTCAGCTCTGTGAGGTGTCCAAGACCTCCGAGTACAGAATGCGTTAG
- the prmt1 gene encoding protein arginine N-methyltransferase 1 isoform X4 — translation MAETTDRMEGESSAKPAAEDMTSKDYYFDSYAHFGIHEEMLKDEVRTLTYRNSMFHNKHLFKDKVVLDVGSGTGILCMFAAKAGAKKVIGIECSSISDYAVKIVKANKMDHIVTIIKGKVEEVDLPVEGVDIIISEWMGYCLFYESMLNTVIYARDKWLKPEGLIFPDRATLYVTAIEDRQYKDYKIHWWENVYGFDMSCIKEVAIKEPLVDVVDPKQLVSSACLIKEVDIYTVKIDDLSFTSPFCLQVKRNDYIHALVTYFNIEFTRCHKRTGFSTSPESPYTHWKQTVFYLDDYLTVKTGEEIFGNINMKPNVKNNRDLDFTVDIDFKGQLCEVSKTSEYRMR, via the exons ATGGCGGAGACTACGGACAGAATGGAG GGGGAGAGCTCGGCCAAGCCTGCAGCAGAAGACATGACTTCTAAGGACTACTACTTTGACTCATATGCCCACTTCGGTATCCATGAG GAGATGCTGAAAGATGAAGTGCGCACCCTGACCTACAGGAACTCAATGTTCCACAACAAGCACCTGTTCAAGGATAAGGTGGTGTTGGATGTGGGCAGTGGGACTGGCATCCTCTGCATGTTTGCAGCCAAAGCGGGTGCTAAGAAAGTCATAGGC ATTGAGTGTAGCAGTATTTCTGACTATGCTGTGAAGATCGTCAAGGCCAACAAAATGGACCACA TTGTGACTATCATCAAGGggaaggtggaggaggtggaccTACCTGTAGAGGGAGTTGACATTATCATCTCAGAGTGGATGGGCTACTGCCTCTTCTATGAGTCAATGCTCAACACTGTCATCTACGCCAGGGACAAGTGGCTG AAACCAGAGGGCCTGATTTTCCCAGACAGGGCTACCCTGTATGTCACAGCCATTGAGGACAGACAGTACAAGGACTATAAAATCCACT GGTGGGAGAATGTGTACGGATTTGATATGTCCTGCATCAAGGAGGTGGCCATCAAGGAGCCCCTGGTGGATGTGGTGGACCCCAAACAGCTGGTCAGCAGCGCCTGCCTCATCAAG GAGGTGGACATCTACACAGTGAAGATCGACGACCTGTCCTTCACCTCGCCCTTCTGCCTGCAGGTGAAGAGGAATGATTACATCCACGCTCTCGTCACCTACTTCAACATCGAGTTCACGCGCTGTCACAAGAGGACGGGCTTCTCCACCA GTCCAGAGTCCCCCTATACCCACTGGAAGCAGACTGTATTCTACCTGGATGACTATCTGACTGTGAAGACTGGAGAGGAAATTTTCGGAAACATCAACATGAAGCCCAATGTCAAAAACAAC AGAGACCTGGACTTCACCGTTGACATAGACTTCAAGGGTCAGCTCTGTGAGGTGTCCAAGACCTCCGAGTACAGAATGCGTTAG